TCTTCCCCGCGGTGAGGTTGAGGGAGATGTCGCCCACCACCGGCAGGGACGTGACGACCGACTGGCACAGGCTGTGCAGCTTCGCCGAGCGGATGGCGGTGACCGCGACGGGCAACAGCTCGCCGCGGGCGTTGGTGTCGATGCTCCCGTACTGGGCGAAGCCCTCGCCGGTCAGCCGGTCGGCCGACACCTTGAACTGCTGGCCGGAGACGGCGAACGAGGCCGCGAGGGCCCCGCTCGACAGCGCGACCCCCAGGGCGGCGGTGAGGGCGACGCCCGGTGCGGAGAGGGCGGCGAAGCGCTTCCACTGGATACGGCCGACGACCTCGTCCGTGTCCGTCGGGGGTGCCTTTCTCATGAACGATCCCCTCTGCTGGTGTGCGCGGCCGCACGGGGGTGTGCGGCCGCGGATGTCGGTACGCGCACACGCGGGATGTCGCCGCGGTGGGTGTGACGTGCCGTCAGGCGGCTCCGGGGGCCCGGCGCGGAACGGGCCACCGGGGGTACGCGGCGGTGCGCGGGAGAGTGAGCGGAGAGCGGCCGCGGGACGGGGGCGTGACACCGACCGTACTCGCGGGTGTTACCGACGGGTTGCATGTAAGAGTGCCATTGGCCATTGGCAAGGTTGGTGGACGGCGCTTTTCGGCCTACTCGACGGGCGGCTCCTCCGCCCCTCCGGCCCCTGCCGCCCCACCTGCCTCGGCCGCCTTCCCGGCACCTTCCGCCGGCCCCTCGGCCGTCACCGCCCCCTGCGCCCCCGGCGTCACCGCCCCCTGCGCCGCCGGCGTTCCGTGCGCCCCGCGCAGCCAGCCCGACATCTCCGCGTCCATCCGCTCAGCCATCGCGCGGGAGAACTCCGCGGCCACCACGTCCCCGGCGACCGGCCGCAGGGCCGTCACCGCGTCGATGACCCGCTGGACGTCGTCCGGCGTCAGCTCGTCCAGTTCCCGCCCCGCGATGACGTGCCGGCGGAACAGGTCCACGAACCGGCCCGCCACCGCGTCGGCCTGGCTCCGCACGAACGCCGCGACGTCCAGGATCTCCGAGACCGGAACGCCCTCCCGGACCACGGCGGAGGTGGCGTCCAGCAGCCGGCGGCTGACGTGCGTCACCGTCTCCCCGTCGATCCGCAGGTAGCCGAGCTCGACCGCCCGGCGGGTGTCGTCGGCCGTGCCCGCCGTCCCGAAGAGCTCGGCGAGGGCCGACATCGGCAGGCTGACCGGCTCGTCGTTCACCCAGCCGTGCGACATCACCCGCTCCAGCCCCAGCAGCCCCGCGATACCGCTGCCCTGCTCCCACGCCCGCAGCAGCTCGCCGATGCCGTTGACCGAGTACCCCCGGCCCAGCAGGTCGTCGATGAGCCGCAGCCGCGCCAGGTGCTCGTCGGAGTACCAGGCGATCCGCCCCTCCCGCTCGGGCGGCGGCAGCAGCCCCCGCTCCTGGTAGTAGCGGAGGTTGCGCTCCTTCACCCCGGCCGCCCGGGCCAACTCGTCGCGCCGGTACCGCTTCCCCCGCCGCTGCCGCTGTCGCTGGTCGCCGGGGCCGGTACGCCCGTCGCGATCCGGCTGCTGCTTACCCCGTCCGCTCATCCACGGGAGTCTAGGGGGCGCACCACACCCCTGGACCGTTACCCGCGATCATCCGGTCCCGCACCGGCCCCCGCACGAGGCCCCGCACCGCTCTTGCACCGGGCCTCGCACCGGCTCCCGTACCGGCCCCAGAGCCGGCTCCCGAGCCGGGCCCCGTACCGGCCCCCGCACCGGCTCCCGAGCCGGGCCCCGCACAGCTCCCGCACCGGCTTCCGAGCCGGCCCCCGCACCGGCTCCCGAGCCGGGCCCCGCACAGCTCCCGCACCGGCTTCCGAGCCGGGCCCCGCACAAGGCCCTCGAACAGGGCCCCGCGCCCGTCACTCCGGCGGGCCCGTGCCCCCGGGCCGGCCCCCGGGCGGCCCGCCGGCGCCGGTCGGCCGAGGCGGCCGTGACAGGCGGGCCGCGGCGGGGGAGGGTGGGGACGGGCGGCGGGCGCCGGCCGCGCCCGCCGCAGGAGAGGAGACCCATGCCCATCCCCGTCATCCTGGACTGCGACCCCGGGCACGACGACGCCTTCGCCATCATGCTGGCCGCGGCCCATCCGGCCGTCCGGCTCCTCGGCATCACGACCGTGGCCGGGAACCAGACCGTCGAGAAGACCACCCTCAACGCCCGCCGCGTGTGCACCGCCGCCGGCATCGACGGCGTGCCCGTCGCCGCGGGCCTGGCCCGCCCGCTGCACGGGCCCGGCATCGTGGCACCGGACATCCACGGCGAGTCGGGCCTCGACGGGCCGGGGTTCGGCCCGCCGACCGTGCCCGTCGACGGCCGCGACGCGGTCACGTTCCTCCGCGACACCCTCCTCACCCACCCCGAGCCCGTGACGCTCGTGCCGACCGGCCCGCTCACCAACATCGCCACCCTGCTGCTCACCCACCCGGACGCGGCGGCCCGGATCGAGCGGATCGTCTTCATGGGCGGCTCGACCGGTCGGGGCAACCGCACGCCCGCCGCGGAGTTCAACGTCCTCGCCGACCCGGAGGCGGCGGACATCGTCCTCGGCAGCGGACTGCACGTCACCATGATCGGACTGAACGTCAGCCACCGGGCGCTGGCCACCGGCGAGGTGGTCGACCGCTTCCGGGCCCTGGGCACGCCCCTCGCCCACCTCTGCACCGAGCTGCTCACCTACTTCGGCGACACCTACCGCGAGGTGTTCGGCTTCCCGGCCCCGCCCCTGCACGATCCGCTCACCGTCGCCCACGTCATCACCCCGGGGCTCGTCCGGCTGGTCCACGCGCCCGTGGCGGTCGAACTCACCGGCACCCACACGCGCGGGGCCACCGTCGTCGACCTCGACGGCGTGACCGGGGCGCCGCCCAACGCGCACGTCGGCGTCGACGTGGACGTGGCCGCCTACTGGGACCTGCTCGTCGACGCCGTACGCGTCCTCGGCGCGCCCCGCAGGCCGGTACCCGCGGACGGCGACGGCGTCAGTCCGTGAGCGGCCGGTAGACGGTCAGGGCCTCCGGCAGCTTGTCGAGGACGAGCTCGCGCGCCGCGGGCACCACCTCGCCGTCGTACGCCATGGGGGTCTGCGGCGGCAGCCCGCCGATCCGCAGCGACGTCCTGCGCGCGGCCGCGTACAGCCGGGTCCGGGCGAGGCCGCCCGCCGCCGTCGCCAGCAGCCGGGGCCGGGCCAGCCGGCCCGCCTGCGCGATGCGCACGTCGAGCACCCCGTCGGCCAGGTCATGGCGGCGCAGCGGGGCGAGCCCCACACTGCGGTACGCGCCGTTGCCGGCGAACAGGAACCACATCGGCCGGCGCCGCCCGTTCACCTCGGCCCGCAGGGGCGTCGCCGTGCGCAGCACCCGGGCGGCGCCCAGCAGCGTGGCGGCCGGGCCGCCGATCCGGGGCGACCAGCGCTCCCGCAGCCGTACCAGCTCCGGGTACACGCCCAGGCTGAAGGTGTTGAGGAAGTACACCGGCTCGTCGGTGTCCCCGTCGCGCACCACGCGCCCGACGTCGACGCGGACCGCGTGCCCCTCGGCCACCGCCTGGCAGCCCTCGGCCACCGTGTCGACGCCGAGGTCGGCGGCGAAGTGGTTGAACGTCCCCCCGGGCAGCACCAGCAGCGGTACGCCGTGCCGCAGCGCGGGGGCCACCGCCGCGTTCACCGTGCCGTCACCGCCGCACACCCCGAACACCCCGCCCCGCGCGGCCGCCCCGGCCGCGGCCGTCTCCAGCAGGTCGGTGAGGGAGTCCGTACCGGCGCGGCACAGCACGACCTCCGCCTTCGGCAGCTGCCCCCTGATCTGCGCCACCGGGTCCACGAACTGGGGCTGCGCGCCGGACGACGGGTTCACCACGACCACCAGCCCGTCCCCGTCCGGCAGGGCGGGCACCTCGGCGCGCGGGCGCGCCGGCACCGCCACCAGGTCGCGTGTCGGGGCCATCCCGCGCACCGCGAAGGCCGCGCCCACCCCGAGCGCCATCCCCACCAGGACGTCGCTGGGGTAGTGCACCCCGGTGTACACCCGGGAGAACGCGACGGACGCGGCGACCGGCACGAGCACGGCGCCCAGTCCGCGCGACTCCAGCGCGACCCCCGCCGTGAACGCCGCGGCGGACGCCGAGTGTCCGGACGGGAAGGACGTCGTCAACGGCTGGCGGGGCAGCCGGCGCGCGACCGGCACCCGGTCGATCAGCGGGCGCCGGCGCCGCACGGCCCCCTTCGCCAGGGTGTTCACGGTCGCCGACGCGAGCGCGAGCGACGTCACGCCCCGCACCGCGGCCCGGCGCCCGCGCGCCCCGCCCAGGGTCCACATGCCGACCGCGACGCCGAACCACAGCACCCCGTGGTCGGCGCTCCGGCTGAGCCGGGGGAGGACGGGCTCGGCCGCGGGCCAGGTGCGCTGCGCCACCTGCGCGAACACCGCCCGGTCCAGCCGACTGAGTACGCTCCGGGCCCTCGCCGCCTTCCGCATGGCCTGACTCTCCTCCCGTAAGCCGGGACCGGACGTCCCGACCCCGATCAACGTACCCGGAGGGGGGTGTGCGACGCCTGTCGCCCCGGGGACGGTCGCGCCGCCTGGAACGGAGCCCCGCGCTCCGTTCCTGACGAACAGTTGTCCGGATCTTGGTGATCCGCTCTACTTCTGTCGGGCGTTCCGACACCGGCCGCCCGGAGGGAGAGGTCGCGATGAGGACGGAAGACGGCGGACACGGCGGGGCCCACCGCAGCCGGCACCGGCGGACCCGCCGCCGGGGACGGACCGTCACCGCGGTCGTCGCCGGCTTACTGCTGGCCGGCACCGGCGCCACGCTCGCCAGCGCCTGGGGCCTGCACCAGGGCGGTGACGCCGTGGACGGCGCCGCGCGCGGGGGCGTCGCCTCCACCGCGCCGCCCGCGCCCCGCCCCGCGCCGGAACCGCCGGCGGCCCCGCCGACCACGGCCCCGGCCCGTACCGACCGCGGGCCCACGACCGGCGGGCCGTCACCCGACCGCGGCGCCGCGGACGACACCGGCGCCACCGGAGGACCGGGCCGATCCGGCGCCGCCGCGCACCCGACCCCCGCCCTCCCGTTCGACCTGCCGGACCGCGCGGCCCTGCGCGCCCGCGGCAAACTCGTCTTCGCCCACTACTTCACGCCCTACCCGCTCTCCCTCGACAACCAGGAGGCAGGGCGGGACTACTACACCCGCAACTACCTCACCCCGCACGGGGAACGCGGCAAGCACAGCGCCTACGGCGGGCTCCTGCGCGACCGGCCCGTACCCGTCCCGCCCAAGACCGGCGACTGGGAGCTCGCCAACCTGCGGCAGGAGGTCCGGACGGCGCGGGCCGCGGGACTCGACGGCTTCACCCTCGACCTGCTCTCCCTCTCCGGCAGGAACTGGGAACGCTGCCGGCTCCTGATGGACGCGGCCCGGTCGGTGGACCCCGACTTCAAGATCATGCTCATGCCGGACATGGCGTCCCTGCGCACCACCGACCCCCGACGGCTCGCCGACGCCCTCGCAGACCTGGGCAGGCACCCCGCCGCGCACCGACTCGACGACGGCCGCCTCGTCGTCTCGCCGTTCAAGGCCGAGGCCCGCGGCGCCGGCTGGTGGGCGGGCGTGCTCGACACCCTGCGCACCCGGCACGGCGTCCGCACCGCGTTCGTCCCGCTCTTCCTCGACTACGGCGCCCACCACGACGCGTTCGCCCCCATCAGCCACGGCTTCTCCGACTGGGGGAGCCGCAGCCACACCGGGCAGGTCGACCCCGGCCGTGACGCCCGGCGCGCCCACGGCATGGGCAAGATCTGGATGGAGCCGGTCTCCGTCCAGGACGCCCGCCCCAACCAGGGCGTCTACGACGAGGCCGGCAACACCGCCACCCTGCGCGCCACCTGGAACCGCGCCATCGAGGGCGACGCGGACTGGGTCCAACTCACCACCTGGAACGACTACTCCGAAGGCACCCACTTCGCGCCGTCCCTGCACAACGGTCACGCCTACCTGGACCTCAGCGCGTACTACCTGACGCGGTTCAAGACGGGCGCCTGGCCGCGGATCACCCGGGACACCCTGTACGTCTCCTCGCGCACCCAGTTCGCCGGCGCCGCGCCCACGGGCGGCCAGCACCGGCTGATGGCGCCGCGCGGC
This portion of the Streptomyces changanensis genome encodes:
- a CDS encoding DUF6230 family protein, encoding MRKAPPTDTDEVVGRIQWKRFAALSAPGVALTAALGVALSSGALAASFAVSGQQFKVSADRLTGEGFAQYGSIDTNARGELLPVAVTAIRSAKLHSLCQSVVTSLPVVGDISLNLTAGKTTPVTATDLFVDATQLSGDAAFTNIEIGRDASTLDKGPDGGQGMQDLFGQQADDISISGLKQVAWATNAGTFKLAGLNMKVTKGKKECF
- a CDS encoding MerR family transcriptional regulator; this encodes MSGRGKQQPDRDGRTGPGDQRQRQRRGKRYRRDELARAAGVKERNLRYYQERGLLPPPEREGRIAWYSDEHLARLRLIDDLLGRGYSVNGIGELLRAWEQGSGIAGLLGLERVMSHGWVNDEPVSLPMSALAELFGTAGTADDTRRAVELGYLRIDGETVTHVSRRLLDATSAVVREGVPVSEILDVAAFVRSQADAVAGRFVDLFRRHVIAGRELDELTPDDVQRVIDAVTALRPVAGDVVAAEFSRAMAERMDAEMSGWLRGAHGTPAAQGAVTPGAQGAVTAEGPAEGAGKAAEAGGAAGAGGAEEPPVE
- a CDS encoding nucleoside hydrolase; this encodes MPIPVILDCDPGHDDAFAIMLAAAHPAVRLLGITTVAGNQTVEKTTLNARRVCTAAGIDGVPVAAGLARPLHGPGIVAPDIHGESGLDGPGFGPPTVPVDGRDAVTFLRDTLLTHPEPVTLVPTGPLTNIATLLLTHPDAAARIERIVFMGGSTGRGNRTPAAEFNVLADPEAADIVLGSGLHVTMIGLNVSHRALATGEVVDRFRALGTPLAHLCTELLTYFGDTYREVFGFPAPPLHDPLTVAHVITPGLVRLVHAPVAVELTGTHTRGATVVDLDGVTGAPPNAHVGVDVDVAAYWDLLVDAVRVLGAPRRPVPADGDGVSP
- a CDS encoding bifunctional phosphatase PAP2/diacylglycerol kinase family protein encodes the protein MRKAARARSVLSRLDRAVFAQVAQRTWPAAEPVLPRLSRSADHGVLWFGVAVGMWTLGGARGRRAAVRGVTSLALASATVNTLAKGAVRRRRPLIDRVPVARRLPRQPLTTSFPSGHSASAAAFTAGVALESRGLGAVLVPVAASVAFSRVYTGVHYPSDVLVGMALGVGAAFAVRGMAPTRDLVAVPARPRAEVPALPDGDGLVVVVNPSSGAQPQFVDPVAQIRGQLPKAEVVLCRAGTDSLTDLLETAAAGAAARGGVFGVCGGDGTVNAAVAPALRHGVPLLVLPGGTFNHFAADLGVDTVAEGCQAVAEGHAVRVDVGRVVRDGDTDEPVYFLNTFSLGVYPELVRLRERWSPRIGGPAATLLGAARVLRTATPLRAEVNGRRRPMWFLFAGNGAYRSVGLAPLRRHDLADGVLDVRIAQAGRLARPRLLATAAGGLARTRLYAAARRTSLRIGGLPPQTPMAYDGEVVPAARELVLDKLPEALTVYRPLTD
- a CDS encoding glycoside hydrolase family 71 protein, yielding MRTEDGGHGGAHRSRHRRTRRRGRTVTAVVAGLLLAGTGATLASAWGLHQGGDAVDGAARGGVASTAPPAPRPAPEPPAAPPTTAPARTDRGPTTGGPSPDRGAADDTGATGGPGRSGAAAHPTPALPFDLPDRAALRARGKLVFAHYFTPYPLSLDNQEAGRDYYTRNYLTPHGERGKHSAYGGLLRDRPVPVPPKTGDWELANLRQEVRTARAAGLDGFTLDLLSLSGRNWERCRLLMDAARSVDPDFKIMLMPDMASLRTTDPRRLADALADLGRHPAAHRLDDGRLVVSPFKAEARGAGWWAGVLDTLRTRHGVRTAFVPLFLDYGAHHDAFAPISHGFSDWGSRSHTGQVDPGRDARRAHGMGKIWMEPVSVQDARPNQGVYDEAGNTATLRATWNRAIEGDADWVQLTTWNDYSEGTHFAPSLHNGHAYLDLSAYYLTRFKTGAWPRITRDTLYVSSRTQFAGAAPTGGQHRLMAPRGSSAAPRDTVEVVAFLTRPATVRAAVGPATSAHRLPAGVRTVLVPLRPGTVSAEAVRDGRTRAAVELPYRVRRQVAVQDLQYYAATSGRDAPGCCD